From one Lycium ferocissimum isolate CSIRO_LF1 chromosome 5, AGI_CSIRO_Lferr_CH_V1, whole genome shotgun sequence genomic stretch:
- the LOC132057051 gene encoding uncharacterized protein LOC132057051 produces MEKDLDDCEFWLPPQFLTEDDLLMDFKTPKDGNKLFGGDFTYGFNPFGPHSDLSSPVESVVGSTETESDEDNDYITGLTRKMANYTMQNTKGLSLSGSPQSTLCGCKNGSSRGSPNGPSQVSSPTGMTRPEVNMDLLYAAAGEVARIRMMEDYNNNKGGPGIWAAPPRKTTSPVPVGPKKHNPNLGSFNTNQQQQLSYQQLQVAQFQRLKQQQQMMMKQGVLGNGKGGFRQFPLNQNHQQMARNGVVKGTLNLPNSAWPTLQQSQQQQQQPNPGSGMRAVFLGNTGPKRECAGTGVFLPRRVGTQPENRKKPGCPVILPDRVVQALNLNLEAMDAATNARPQSQVQTRCHNGDVGFTPATDGGLKYRNNMAVAVQQRRNQRSPPVAAMPQELQLPQEWTY; encoded by the exons ATGGAGAAAGATTTGGATGATTGTGAGTTTTGGCTTCCCCCACAGTTCCTTACTGAGGATGACCTTTTAATGGATTTTAAGACCCCCAAAGATGGGAATAAGTTGTTTGGAGGTGATTTTACTTATGGGTTTAACCCGTTTGGTCCTCACTCGGATCTGAGTTCGCCTGTTGAGTCTGTAGTCGGGTCAACTGAAACTGAAAGTGATGAAGATAATGATTATATCACTGGGTTAACCCGAAAAATGGCTAACTACACTATGCAAAACACCAAG GGTTTGAGTTTGTCAGGTTCGCCACAATCAACTTTATGTGGTTGCAAGAACGGGTCAAGTCGTGGAAGCCCAAACGGCCCATCACAGGTTTCATCTCCAACGGGTATGACCCGACCCGAGGTGAATATGGATCTGTTATATGCTGCTGCTGGTGAAGTTGCAAGGATTAGAATGATGGAGgattacaacaataacaaagGTGGGCCTGGAATATGGGCTGCTCcaccaaggaagacaacaagtCCAGTACCTGTTGGCCCAAAAAAGCACAACCCGAATCTTGGTTCGTTTAACACTAATCAGCAACAACAACTCTCTTACCAGCAATTGCAGGTTGCTCAA TTTCAGCGTTTGAAGCAGCAACAACAAATGATGATGAAGCAAGGTGTGTTAGGTAATGGAAAAGGTGGATTTAGGCAGTTTCCATTGAACCAAAATCACCAGCAAATGGCTAGAAATGGAGTTGTAAAAGGGACTTTGAACTTGCCAAATTCTGCTTGGCCAACTTTGCAACAATCTcagcaacaacagcaacaacctAATCCTGGTTCAGGCATGCGTGCTGTTTTTCTTGGAAATACTGGTCCTAAAAGAGAATGCGCTGGAACTGGTGTGTTTTTGCCTAGACGAGTTGGAACACAACCCGAAAACCGAAAGAAACCTG GTTGTCCAGTTATATTGCCAGACAGGGTGGTCCAAGCTCTCAATTTGAATTTGGAAGCCATGGATGCTGCTACTAATGCTAGGCCACAATCTCAGGTTCAAACCAGGTGTCATAATGGGGATGTCGGTTTCACTCCAGCTactg aTGGTGGATTGAAATACCGGAACAACATGGCGGTGGCGGTTCAACAGAGGAGAAATCAGAGATCACCGCCAGTGGCGGCAATGCCACAAGAACTCCAACTTCCTCAGGAGTGGACTTACTGA